CCTCATAGCCCTGTGACGTTTTCAACAACACAGCCATCAGTAAGATTCTCTGCCGGTGCCAAGTGTTTTCTGCCCGCAGGGGGAATTCCTGCTGCCACCATACCGATTATTCAAACTTATACTCTTATAATCACATATACCGAACATCAAAGCACAGTGCAAACACGGTTTCTTAACAAGAATTCAAGCGCGTAATAATGCTGTAACTACAAGCTACGCCTGTTCTTATTTTCAAATAGTACTGAACTATTCTTATGTGTCCACTCCTGCTGAAACGTACCATCTTCCTTTTCAATTATGATCTGCGCCGGAGCAGAGGCACTCGCGAGCTTTCGGGCAACGCGAACACCTTCCTGCTGCGTTGTGCATACATGACACGCTACATCCTGACCTTCTTTTTTTACTTTCCATTTATCGCCATGGGGACGAACAAAAAAAGTAGCTCGTTTCATCACTGCTC
The DNA window shown above is from Halodesulfovibrio sp. and carries:
- a CDS encoding DUF2188 domain-containing protein — its product is MKRATFFVRPHGDKWKVKKEGQDVACHVCTTQQEGVRVARKLASASAPAQIIIEKEDGTFQQEWTHKNSSVLFENKNRRSL